Proteins encoded within one genomic window of Setaria italica strain Yugu1 chromosome IV, Setaria_italica_v2.0, whole genome shotgun sequence:
- the LOC101783914 gene encoding uncharacterized protein LOC101783914, with the protein MATAVQTGRAIAPTGTTATPGASNDEIEDSNAHGDNNSEISMVTSIGGGGSSGQDSMDNQSRSFSSVDSTNDDFEFLWKLRKYLVLIGILAVGVTYNSGLTPPGGFWNTNKDGHQAGDPVLRAEFYQRYEVFFYCNATAFAASLVLIILLLSKSVTRQKLWLRSMQFTMLVDLFSLMGAYASGSCRALKSSIYTWVLVIIVFAYVLIHILVSTRFVPEIFKEKVKTMVNRTLSKLGICDVETNSRQEERNLEEARKFILMLVTFAASVTYQAGLNPPGGFWAENDHISEHRPATPVLRSHYLRRYNIFVSCNSTSFVASLVTIILLLSPELSRHGIRSKAVVVCVVADLLCLIGAYAAGCCRDVATSFYVMFITVIVFICIGFLAGIFVYKPVADWIEKIKAHTMRCMGVLGRALSLKSRSSGSMNAKPESSHGSHQKDSIHSSAATAEDGKCDPGLQTAGNQQVSNITEAESSGEYPPEGNQKVENTESVSNSQHPSDNSPESTNTEDLVSNLESESTDCKLDANTPESLSSTEQPSSSCQQRDGMPADSQQVSGMNKQSSAVNIRTTDMPEEGSSEQNMLADDSIEDGKTSLPLEASGNVESAEEHTSTGCTNRDIENGGVNNKQEVSTEEHLETTRTYLLLLAILAVSLTYQSGLNPPGGFWSESENNHSAGDRILEDSEHPRFIAFFYLNGVAFVASIVIILMLLNKSMSKKVTKHRVLLIVMIVDLLSLTGAFVMGSCRDAKKSISTSVLLCLVLVYVLLHVLIAIHVIPPECKRQVTDKLKNFSCGNVWSALPQLCHKQTGEKSSPKELERKRNLLLTLSILAATVTYQAGINPPGGVWSDDKDVSGKPGNPILQDNHRRRYDVFYYSNSVSFVSSVAIIILLVNKESCEHGIKSYALRVCLVVGLIGLLIAYAAGSCRNRKQSIFVTVIAVAVLISLVIQVLLSSMYETLQRPLAKLMDRLQKLVEYLQSWVFCNGKGRREISPSESQETKDSDEQKKRKRHKYLMLIATLAASITYQAGLNPPGGFWSDDDSHFAGNPLLLDINHLRYMTFFFFNAISFMASIVVIMLLLSKSIRKKAVPLEVLLLIMILDLLSLMAAFAAGSCRKLSTSVYVFVLVAGVAIYLVVLIVLSRAIKKYPRKWKTKGLFCSRHTSRVSSTNTRVQREQV; encoded by the coding sequence ATGGCTACTGCTGTGCAAACAGGGCGTGCCATTGCTCCAACCGGCACCACAGCTACTCCAGGAGCAAGCAATGATGAGATTGAAGATAGCAACGCCCATGGAGACAACAATAGTGAGATTTCCATGGTCACTAGcattggtggtggtggcagcagtGGGCAGGACTCCATGGACAATCAATCCAGGAGCTTTTCCTCTGTTGATAGCACCAATGATGATTTTGAGTTCTTGTGGAAACTGCGGAAGTATTTGGTACTAATTGGAATCTTAGCTGTTGGTGTGACATACAATTCTGGTTTAACACCTCCCGGGGGATTTTGGAATACAAACAAGGATGGCCATCAAGCTGGCGATCCTGTCCTTCGTGCTGAGTTCTACCAACGATATGAGGTATTCTTCTACTGTAATGCAACAGCATTTGCTGCATCTCTTGTCTTAATAATCTTGCTTCTAAGCAAGAGTGTGACCAGGCAGAAGTTATGGCTTCGCTCGATGCAATTTACAATGCTAGTGGACCTATTCAGTCTGATGGGGGCCTATGCTTCTGGGAGCTGCAGGGCTCTTAAGTCATCCATCTACACATGGGTTCTAGTCATTATTGTTTTTGCATATGTTTTGATTCATATCCTAGTATCCACAAGGTTTGTTCCAGAAATATTCAAAGAGAAGGTGAAAACAATGGTAAATCGAACTCTATCCAAGTTGGGTATATGTGATGTGGAAACAAATAGTCGTCAAGAGGAAAGAAACCTTGAGGAGGCTCGCAAGTTTATTCTGATGCTTGTAACTTTTGCTGCCAGTGTCACATACCAGGCAGGGTTGAATCCACCAGGTGGCTTTTGGGCTGAAAATGATCATATCTCAGAGCACCGTCCAGCTACTCCTGTTCTTCGCAGTCACTACCTGCGCCGTTATAATATCTTTGTTAGTTGTAATTCAACCTCCTTTGTGGCATCTTTGGTTACAATTATATTACTTCTGAGTCCAGAACTGAGCAGGCATGGAATAAGGTCCAAAGCAGTGGTTGTTTGCGTGGTGGCGGACCTGTTGTGCCTAATTGGTGCCTATGCTGCTGGATGCTGTAGGGATGTAGCAACATCATTCTATGTCATGTTTATTACAGTCATTGTTTTCATCTGCATTGGATTTTTAGCTGGGATATTTGTTTACAAACCTGTCGCAGACTGGATAGAGAAGATCAAAGCACACACTATGCGGTGCATGGGTGTGCTGGGTCGAGCACTCTCACTGAAATCTAGGAGTAGCGGATCAATGAATGCAAAGCCAGAGAGTTCTCATGGAAGTCATCAGAAagattcaatccattcatctGCTGCAACAGCAGAAGACGGTAAATGTGATCCAGGACTCCAGACTGCAGGCAATCAGCAAGTTTCAAATATCACAGAAGCAGAGTCCAGTGGGGAGTATCCACCCGAAGGCAATCAGAAGGTGGAAAATACTGAGTCAGTCTCCAACTCTCAGCATCCATCAGACAATAGTCCAGAATCAACAAACACTGAGGATCTTGTGTCCAATCTGGAGAGTGAATCAACAGACTGCAAGCTAGATGCAAACACACCGGAGTCTCTGTCCAGCACAGAACAACCATCATCGAGCTGTCAGCAAAGGGATGGTATGCCTGCAGACAGCCAGCAAGTTTCAGGTATGAACAAGCAGTCTTCAGCTGTTAACATCAGGACTACTGATATGCCAGAAGAGGGCTCTTCTGAACAAAATATGTTAGCTGATGACTCCATTGAGGATGGAAAGACTTCGTTGCCTTTGGAAGCCAGTGGTAATGTGGAATCTGCAGAAGAACACACTTCAACTGGATGTACTAACCGTGATATTGAAAATGGTGGCGTTAACAACAAACAAGAAGTGTCAACTGAAGAGCATCTGGAGACGACCCGCACATATCTGCTTCTTCTTGCTATTCTTGCAGTATCTCTGACATATCAATCAGGTCTGAATCCCCCAGGTGGCTTCTGGTCAGAAAGTGAGAACAATCATTCAGCTGGTGATCGCATACTTGAGGACAGTGAGCATCCACGCTTCATTGCATTCTTCTATCTCAACGGAGTTGCATTTGTGGCATCTATTGTCATCATCCTTATGCTCCTGAACAAGAGTATGAGCAAGAAGGTTACAAAACACCGCGTGTTGCTGATAGTTATGATAGTGGACTTACTTTCCCTAACTGGGGCCTTTGTCATGGGAAGCTGCAGGGATGCAAAGAAGTCCATTTCCACATCAGTTTTATTGTGTCTTGTTCTTGTTTATGTTCTTCTTCATGTTCTGATAGCGATTCATGTGATCCCTCCAGAGTGTAAAAGGCAGGTTACAGATAAACTAAAGAATTTCTCTTGTGGAAATGTGTGGTCAGCATTGCCTcagttatgccacaagcaaaCAGGGGAGAAATCTAGTCCAAAGGAATTGGAACGCAAGCGTAATCTATTACTGACACTTTCTATTCTAGCTGCAACTGTCACATACCAAGCTGGTATCAACCCTCCAGGAGGTGTATGGTCTGATGATAAAGATGTCAGTGGCAAACCAGGAAATCCAATCCTTCAGGACAACCATCGAAGGCGATACGATGTGTTCTACTACTCAAATTCAGTCTCGTTTGTGTCATCTGTTGCTATCATAATACTTCTTGTGAATAAGGAATCCTGTGAGCATGGAATCAAATCTTATGCACTGCGAGTGTGTTTGGTGGTGGGTTTAATTGGCCTCTTGATTGCCTATGCTGCAGGAAGCTGCAGGAACAGAAAGCAGTCCATCTTTGTCACCGTCATTGCTGTGGCTGTTCTTATATCCCTTGTGATTCAAGTCCTACTATCTTCAATGTACGAAACGTTACAAAGACCACTGGCTAAACTTATGGACCGTCTGCAGAAACTTGTGGAATATCTCCAGAGCTGGGTTTTTTGTAATGGGAAGGGTAGGCGAGAAATTTCTCCTTCCGAGTCACAGGAAACTAAAGATTCTgatgaacaaaagaaaagaaagaggcaTAAGTATCTCATGCTTATTGCCACTTTAGCAGCCTCCATCACATACCAAGCTGGTCTGAACCCGCCTGGTGGCTTCTGGTCTGATGATGACAGCCATTTTGCAGGCAATCCACTCCTCCTTGACATTAATCACCTACGCTACATgacattcttcttcttcaatgcTATCTCCTTCATGGCATCTATTGTTGTGATAATGCTTCTGCTCAGTAAATCTATTAGGAAGAAAGCTGTCCCACTTGAGGTATTGCTCTTGATTATGATACTGGACCTGCTGTCTCTCATGGCAGCTTTTGCTGCGGGAAGCTGCCGGAAATTAAGTACCTCAGTCTATGTCTTTGTGCTAGTAGCTGGCGTAGCAATATATCTTGTGGTTCTTATTGTTCTGTCAAGAGccattaaaaaatatccaagaAAGTGGAAGACAAAAGGGCTTTTCTGCTCAAGACATACTTCTCGTGTTTCAAGCACGAACACTAGGGTACAAAGAGAGCAAGTTTGA